One Algibacter sp. L3A6 genomic region harbors:
- a CDS encoding aspartyl protease family protein, translating to MKRAFYVIILYVLSSNFCYSQDQFIVNSKKGVDKVKFKLINNLIIIPVEINGVSLSFLLDTGVSKPIVFNFLNISDSLKIKNTQKIMLRGLGEGDAIEALRSKNNIFRIGEAININQDLYAILDSSLNFSHKLGLPIHGIIGYDLFKDLVVEINYTKRFLKLTNQEDYRRKSCRNCEELNLEFYKNKPYINGAVDIDNRNIPVKMLIDSGGSDALWLFENEAIGINSNAPFFQDFLGHGLSGSVYGKRSKIEAFHLNKFTIKNPNVAFPDTTSIGHALDHKERHGSVSGNILKRFNIVFNYRKGKVRLKKNRFFNQAFRYNKSGIELAHNGVRLVRDDTGFISPKSKNKSNEVENNTKIVYSPSYKLRLKPAYVILELRVDSPAYRAGLQVGDTILSVNNKPAHQFTLQGLMELFYGDHNKRIKLKVERGDAVLSCSFKLVDMLK from the coding sequence ATGAAAAGGGCATTTTATGTTATTATTTTATATGTTTTGAGTAGCAATTTTTGTTATTCACAGGATCAATTTATAGTAAATAGTAAGAAGGGTGTCGATAAGGTGAAATTTAAACTCATTAATAACTTAATAATCATACCTGTTGAAATTAACGGTGTTTCCTTGTCTTTTTTGCTCGATACAGGAGTAAGTAAGCCTATAGTTTTTAATTTTTTGAACATCTCCGATTCCTTAAAAATTAAAAATACCCAAAAAATAATGCTAAGAGGTTTAGGAGAAGGCGATGCTATTGAAGCTTTACGGTCTAAGAATAATATTTTTAGAATTGGAGAAGCTATTAATATCAATCAAGATTTATATGCTATTCTCGATTCTAGTTTAAATTTTAGTCATAAACTCGGACTGCCTATACATGGTATTATTGGCTACGATTTGTTTAAAGATTTGGTTGTTGAAATCAATTATACCAAGCGCTTTTTAAAGCTTACCAATCAAGAAGATTACCGCCGTAAATCGTGTAGAAATTGTGAGGAGTTAAATTTAGAATTTTACAAAAATAAGCCTTATATAAATGGTGCGGTTGATATTGATAATAGGAATATTCCTGTAAAAATGCTCATAGATTCTGGAGGTAGCGATGCGCTTTGGTTGTTTGAAAATGAAGCTATTGGTATTAACTCTAATGCCCCGTTTTTTCAAGATTTTTTAGGGCATGGATTAAGTGGAAGTGTCTATGGTAAGCGCTCTAAAATAGAAGCCTTTCATTTAAATAAATTTACAATTAAAAACCCCAATGTAGCATTTCCGGATACCACATCAATAGGGCATGCATTAGATCATAAAGAGCGGCATGGTAGTGTTTCTGGTAATATTTTAAAACGCTTTAATATTGTTTTTAATTATAGAAAAGGAAAAGTAAGGCTTAAAAAAAACAGATTCTTTAATCAGGCTTTCCGGTATAATAAAAGCGGGATAGAATTGGCGCATAATGGCGTGCGTTTGGTAAGAGATGATACGGGTTTTATTTCACCAAAATCTAAAAATAAAAGTAATGAGGTAGAAAATAATACCAAAATTGTTTACAGCCCGAGTTATAAACTTCGGTTAAAGCCGGCTTACGTTATTTTAGAGTTGCGAGTAGATTCGCCTGCGTATAGGGCAGGATTACAAGTAGGTGATACTATTTTAAGTGTAAACAATAAACCCGCGCATCAATTTACTTTACAAGGTTTAATGGAGTTGTTTTACGGCGATCACAATAAGCGTATTAAGTTAAAAGTTGAAAGGGGAGATGCTGTTTTAAGTTGTAGTTTTAAACTGGTAGATATGTTAAAATAA
- a CDS encoding pyridoxal phosphate-dependent aminotransferase, translating into MPTISKKGLLMPQSPIRKLVPFAEAAIKKGKTIYHLNIGQPDIKTPQVALDAVKNNTLEIIEYSRSQGSDTYREKLTGYYAKHQIDVKLDDIIVTTGASEALQFLFSSVMNPGDEVIIPEPFYANYNAFSIAAGITVVPAVCKIDDNFALPTIAAFEKLITPKTKAILICNPGNPTGYLYSKKEINKLASIAIEHDLYLIADEVYREFVYDGHTHYSILQEKGVDQHAIIIDSVSKRYSMCGARVGFLVSKNKEVMHTVLKFAQARLSPPTYAQIASEAALETPQSYFDDVIEEYVGRRNTLINELQKIKGLKVAKPQGAFYCIVELPVKNTDHFAQWLLEEFDVNGETVMVAPAAGFYSTPGVGLNQIRIAYVLKKESLIKAVNILKQALEVYKD; encoded by the coding sequence ATGCCAACAATATCTAAAAAAGGGCTATTAATGCCTCAGTCTCCAATCCGTAAATTAGTTCCTTTTGCAGAAGCTGCTATTAAAAAAGGGAAAACTATTTACCACTTAAACATTGGACAACCAGATATTAAAACTCCCCAAGTTGCTCTAGATGCTGTTAAAAACAACACTCTAGAGATTATCGAATATTCTAGATCGCAAGGCTCCGATACGTATAGAGAAAAACTTACGGGCTATTATGCCAAGCATCAAATTGATGTTAAACTAGACGATATTATAGTAACTACGGGAGCTAGTGAGGCTTTACAGTTTTTATTTAGTAGTGTTATGAATCCGGGAGATGAAGTTATTATCCCAGAACCATTTTACGCAAACTACAACGCTTTTTCTATTGCAGCTGGTATAACAGTAGTGCCTGCAGTTTGTAAAATAGACGATAATTTCGCATTACCTACAATTGCTGCTTTCGAAAAATTAATTACACCGAAAACAAAAGCTATTTTAATATGTAACCCAGGCAATCCCACAGGTTACTTATACTCTAAAAAAGAAATTAATAAACTTGCGAGTATTGCAATCGAGCATGACTTGTATTTAATTGCTGATGAAGTTTACAGGGAATTTGTTTACGATGGCCATACGCATTATTCAATTTTACAAGAAAAAGGTGTAGACCAACATGCTATAATAATAGATTCTGTTTCTAAAAGATACAGTATGTGTGGCGCACGTGTTGGCTTTTTAGTTTCTAAAAACAAAGAGGTTATGCATACCGTATTAAAGTTTGCACAAGCCAGATTAAGCCCACCAACTTATGCACAAATAGCAAGTGAAGCAGCTTTAGAAACACCGCAAAGTTATTTTGATGATGTTATTGAAGAATATGTTGGAAGGAGAAACACTTTAATTAACGAATTACAAAAAATCAAAGGTCTTAAGGTTGCTAAACCTCAAGGCGCTTTTTACTGTATCGTTGAATTGCCCGTAAAAAACACCGATCATTTTGCACAATGGCTTTTAGAAGAATTTGATGTAAATGGAGAAACTGTAATGGTAGCTCCTGCTGCTGGTTTTTACTCTACTCCAGGGGTTGGTTTAAACCAAATCCGTATTGCTTACGTACTTAAAAAGGAGAGTTTAATAAAAGCTGTAAATATTTTAAAACAAGCTTTAGAAGTTTATAAAGATTAG